The segment GGGCGGCACGCCGCCGCGGGGAGAGGTGGGGCAGGGCCGTGCGCAGACGACGGCGCAGGTCCAGGAGGCGGCGCACCTCGGTGTGGCTCGGCATTGTCCCTATAATACCTGGTGGCATGCACCCGCTGGACGACCCCGCGACCTACCGGTGGCGCGACCCCGGCGGCATGGTGGGGCTCGTGGCCCGCTTCCCGGCCATGGGGGAGGAGGCGTGGCTGTTGGGGATGCGGCTCCGCCTGCCGGCCGCGCTGGAGTCCACTGCCGTGGCCGTGCTGGGGATGGGCGGTTCGGGCGTGGGCGGGGACCTGCTGGCCGCCCTGCTGGCGCCCACCTTTCCCGTGCCCGTCGTGGTCGTGAAGGACAGCGTGCTACCGGCCGCGGTGGGGCCGCAGACCCTGCTCTTCGCCTGCTCCTACTCCGGCGAGACGGCGGAGACGCTGGCCGCCTACCGCGCGGCCAAGGCGGCTCGGGCGCCCGCCATCGTCATCACCTCCGGGGGCACGCTGGCCGCCGAGGCGGAGCGTCACGGCGACCCGCTGGTGCGCGTCCCCGCCGGCCTGCCGCCGCGCGCGGCGCTGCCTTACCTCTTCCTGCCGATGGTGAGCGCCCTGCGGCGGCTGACCCACCTGGGGGAGTTGAGCGGGGAGTGGCGCGAGGCCGCCGCGGTGCTCCGGGACCTGGCGGCGGAGCTG is part of the Armatimonadota bacterium genome and harbors:
- a CDS encoding bifunctional phosphoglucose/phosphomannose isomerase; this encodes MHPLDDPATYRWRDPGGMVGLVARFPAMGEEAWLLGMRLRLPAALESTAVAVLGMGGSGVGGDLLAALLAPTFPVPVVVVKDSVLPAAVGPQTLLFACSYSGETAETLAAYRAAKAARAPAIVITSGGTLAAEAERHGDPLVRVPAGLPPRAALPYLFLPMVSALRRLTHLGELSGEWREAAAVLRDLAAELGPEVPLARNPAKRLAATLGERTPAVYGASSALGAVAYRWKCQFNENAKTLAHWGAFPEASHNETVGWTDGAAAGRTVVVLLREPDEPDERRQRIGATREVAFAGAAAVEEVVARGDGRLSRLLSLVLLGDFTSVYLALLRGVDPMPVPVIDEVKRRLSGTPH